AGAGTACAACCCCGGCCATGAAAGCAAAAAAGCGAGGGCACGAAGTGAAACGCCTCTTGCCAACTCCCAGCCATCGCATTCACCCACAGGAACACTAGATTAGCCGTTTGCGCGTTCGCCATCACTCCGTGGACGATCCAGGTGTAAGCGTCGAGATAGCCTCCCGTGAAAGCAAGCAACAGCGCGATCTACACCGTTTCGTCGCGACGCATCGGTCCGCTGGCGGCAGTATCGAGAGAACTCATGTTGCGGCGCAAGCTCTCGCAGAGGTCCGGTCAGACCCATAAGCGATGACGCAAGCCCGACGCGGTTTGATCTGGATCAAGACTTGCCCGGGCTTCCGGGATTCCATTCAAAGCAAATCGAACTCCGTGGTAGGGAAAAACAACCGTGGGCACTGTCGGGCGAACCAATTCCACGCTCCGAAAGTCTTCCTGCCATTGGCGGCATCCATTCGCTGCTTCGGCCACGTCAGCATTCGAAGATTTTCGATCGGCACGACGCGTGGTCGGCTACCGCTCGGGGCACGAAATTCTTGCGCCTTCGACCATGCGCCGGCCGCATGTTTTCCGGTTGAGCAATTGCCGCGGCGTTTCCAGATCGGGAGAATAACGTTGGGTCAGCAGGGCTTACGGAGCATGGCAGTAGCAATCATGCTGCTGTCGGTCGGTTTGGTTTCGCCATCGCGTGCGGACGATCAGGCCGCACCGCGAAAGATTCAGGAAGAGATCTGGGCGCTGCCCCTGCCGCTTCCAATGTTCGCCTATGTGACCCGGCCGGTCGGCGACGGACCATTTCCTCTGGCGGTTATGAACCATGGCGTTTCGCTCAAGGCGATCGACCGCAGCTTCTTCCCCCTCGTCGAGTTTCGCGACGCCGCCAAATGGTTTGCGCAGCGCGGCTATCTCGTGGTCGCCCCCGTCGGCTCAGGATACGGCGCATCCGCCATCGACGTACCCGAGCAAGGAATCTACGGCCCGTTCTTCTCGAAGGTCGGAAAGTGCAGCAATCCCGATTTCCGTGCTCCCGGGCTGGCAATTGCGCAAGTTGACCTCTGGATCATCGATCACCTTGTGTCCGAAAAGCGCGTTCTGCCGGAGAACGTCATCGTCGTCGGGCAGTCCGCAGGCGGGTGGGCCGGGATCGCACTTTCAAGCCTGAACCCGCCACCAGTCAAGGCCGTCATCATCTTTGCCGCCGGCCGCGGCGGCCGTGTTGACGGCAAGCCAAACAACAATTGCGCGCCGGACAAACTGGTGGAGATGACTTACGAGTTCGGCCGCACATCGCGCACACCGATGTTGTGGATTTATATTGAGAACGATACCTATTTCGGCCCTGCCCTGTCGAAACGTATGCTCGAAGCATTTACGGCGGCCGGCGGCAAGGCCGAATACCATCTCATGCCACCGTTCGGAGACGACGGGCATTTCTTTATCGGCTCTCCTGACAGCATCGCGATCTGGGCACCGATCGTAACGAAGTTTCTGGATCAAACGAAATAGGAAGGCCAAACCAGGAGACGCAGCCATGTCAGGCCGACACCGCACTGAAGTGCAGTTGAATACAGGTTGTCAGAGGCCTTACTTCCCGCGGCTCTTGATAGCGGCGGTTGCCAGCATGGCGTTCAGCCAGACCGCCGCATCACAACAGAGCCCCGCGTCGGATGCGCCCTCCGGGACCGAAATGACACCCCGCGGTGAGCGCGAGGTGAAGGACGTCAACTACGGCGACTGGAGGAAGCTCTGCTTCCAGCCCGGTGGTGCAAAGATGGTTTGCCGGACTTCCGTCACCGGTACATTCGCGACCGGCCAAATGGCGATTCGCCTGGACATTATCGAGCGCGAGGGTGACGGCGCAAAGCGGCTGCAGGTGTTCTCTCCCGTCGGCATGTATCTGCAAAACCCGGTCAAACTTACCATCGACCAAGGCAAGCCCTACCTCGTGCCCTATACGTGGTGCCTCACCAACACCTGCATTGCGGGCACTGTCGTCAACCCGCGGCTGATCCAGGAAATGAATACGGGACGGGTGCTGCGGCTGGAGTTCGTGGATTCGAACCTGTTATCGCTCACGACCTCGCTGCCGCTTGGCCAGTTCGCTCTGGTCCACAAAAATGCGCCGGCGCAGAAATTCGAACAGGACATCGAGGAATGACTGAAGACCGTCTACGCGGCTGCGCGGGCTTCTTCAACAGGCTTGATGAGCGAAAGGGCCTCGAACGGTTTGGTCAAGTACGCAAGGCAACCCATTTCGGTAGCCGCTGTCCGGACCGCATCACTATCGTTGCCGGTGATAAAGATGACCGGCAATCGTATACCCATGCTGGCGAGACGTCGGCATACGCCGATGCCGGACTCGCCATTCAAATCGATATCCATGATAACGCAAAATGCTCTGCCGAAATCGTCATGATCAAGTATTGCATCGGCCGATTCGAACAACGTCGAATTGAATCCGTGCATCTTCAACAACCGCATGATGCCCCTACGCATTGATGGGTCATCATCTACAACAAAGACAGAGTTGCGCGTCGGCAGGGGGACGTTTTGCAAGATCCATCCTCTCGCAATCAGACATCCTATCCTGACACGCTGCTATCAACGTCCACAATTGTACTAGTGGGCAAGAAGCCCTGCGAGTGACGCGGAGCGCCAATCCAAAGCCAGGGTTATCATGTCTTCGGGTGAAGCAAGCCAAGCCGTTCTGCGATGGAAACCAGTTCGGCGAGGGAATTCACCTGCATTTTCTCCATCACTTCGTGACGATGGGCTTTCACGGTGCGCTCGGCGGTTCCCAATTCAAGCGCGACCTGCTTGTTGATCTTGCCGCGGACGATCAAGTTGAAAACCTGGTGCTCGCGCGGTGTCAGGGTCGCCAACCGGTTGCGAAATGCCTCGAGCTCGTTCCGTTGACTAAAGGCCGGGGCGAAGCGCGCCACGGCACGCTCGATCGCCTCGATCAGTTGCGTCGACGAAGCCGGCTTTGTGAGAAAATCCTCTGCGCCCGCCTTGATGGCCCGAACCGTCGCTGGCGTGTCCGAATATCCGGTGACGAAGATAATGGGCAGGATCGAGCCACGTTCGGCAAGGCGGCCTTGCAGTTCCAGGCCGGTCAGCCCCGGCATCTGCACGTCGAGCAGGATACAACCGGGCGTCTCGTTATCCGGCAAACGATCGAGCAATTGCTGGGCCGATGAATAGGTTTCGACCTCATAGCCCGCAAGCTTCAGGTGGCGCTCGATCGCCGTTCGGAACGAAGCATCGTCATCTATGACATGGATCAGGCCAGGCAATTGTCGCTCCCAACCGTCAAGTGAGAAAGAGAGATCTACCGCGCAAATCGCAGTCAGGTACGCGCGGAATCCCGAGCGATTGTACCGATCGTCCAAACCACGGCTATTCGCATAAGATTTAGCCGTTTCACAACGGCCGTCTGCATCGTACGGAACCCCTGTCCGTTGGTACAATGCACCATGGGACAATAGCCTGATACCCAATCTTAGGCGAAGATTAATTAGGAGCAAGATTGCGGGACGGGCGGCGGCAATTCCGCAAAGTGATATCTCCAAGGGCTGCAAAACGACCTTTCAAAACGACCTTTAAAGAGTCGTCTTCGGTAGCCGGTTTAGGAGTTGACCATGTTCGTCCGCGTCACGACCGACCCGGCTCCTCGCTCTACCTCCCTCGGCGATCTGGGAATCGAAAGTAATTCAAATACAAAGGTCAGTTTAAACGAATTCACCTATAGAAAGGGGAGCGAAATCTACGGCGAAAAGGAGCCGGCAGATTACGTCTATCAGGTCAAGAGCGGAGCGGTCCGAAGCTACAAGCTGCTTTCGGATGGCCGGCGCCAGATCGGCGCATTTCACCTCATCGGCGACATCTTCGGGCTGGAAAACGGGGCCGAACATCGGTTTACGGCGGAGGCGATCGTCAACACAACGGTGCGTCTGATCAAACGGCGCAGCCTTGAGATCGCGGCCGAGAGCGATGCCATGGTTTCACGAAACCTGCTCAGCATGACGACGGTCAACCTGCAGCACGCCGAAAACCATATGCTGCTGCTGGGCCGGAAAACTTCGTTGGAGCGGGTCGCCGCCTTCCTGATCGAGATGGACCGGCGACTTACGGCGGCCGGCGTCATGCCACTGCCGATGTCCAGGCGCGACATCGCCGATTATCTTGGCCTCACACTGGAAACCGTGTCCCGCGCACTGTCGCGACTGCATGAACTCGATATCATCGGCTTCATCGGCAGCAATCAGCGCCAAATCATGCTTCTGGATCGTCGACAACTCGCAGGCATTGATCTGAGGGAGTGATCCGCGCAGGAAGCTCGATCGTCTTGCGCAGCACTTCGAACAAGACGGCGGTTGACCAGCCGAACATCAATATGCCGTTCATTGCAGTCATCGGCCCGGTCAGCCGCCATGCCTGCACCGGCGTGATGTCTCCGTAACCGAGCGTCGTGTAGTTGACGAAGGCAAAATAGAGCAGATCACTGTCCGCGGGAGCCACGCCGACGGTTGCATAGGCCAGCGCCCAGACGAAAACCTCCAGCGTGTGCGCCATCATCAGGACCGTCGCGGTCCCAACCATCACGATCATCAGGCGCAATCCCGGTCGCACGGCGTTCCGCGATCCCGCGGAGCGGGCGATACCGACCGCTCCGACGGTCACCAGCGCGTGAACCATGATGTTAACTATGCTGACAATACAGCCGATCAGGAATTGAAGCGCCATCCGCCCCCCCTCTTGATGGACAGGGCCGGCTGGGAAGCCTTGCTGGCCTCATGGCGACCGTGCGACCCGACATCAACTCTTCAGGAAATCTTTGCGTCTCCTTCGGATTAGATTCTCGACGGGCATCGGGCCGGCTATGGGCGGACAAGCTCACAAGCATCGGCATCACCACCCTCGCCGCGGAACGCCAGAATGCCTTGATACAGATCAAAGGAGCGCACGAGGCGTTCCATCAACATCATCATCGCGTCTGTGCTTTCACTGACCGCTTGCGGGCTGGAGATTCAACATGAAGGCCGTCTCCGTGGAAGAAGCCGTTGCAATGATCCCGGCCGGTGCAAGTATCATGGTCGGCGGATTCATGGGTGTTGGAACACCAGGACGCTTGCTCGACGAGTTGGTGCGGCAGAAGAAGTCGGGCCTTTTTCTGATCAGCAACGACGCGGCCACGCCTGGAAAGGGCGTCGGCAAGCTATTCGACGGACAACAAGTGTCGCGCATGATCGGCACCCATATTGGGCTCAATCCAAAGGCGCAGCAGCAGATGCTGGGCAAACAGATCACCGTCGACCTGATCCCGCAGGGCACCTTTGTCGAACGTATCCGTGCCGGCGGCTGCGGTCTCGGCGGCGTGCTGACGCCGACTGGCGTCGGGACGCTGGTCGAGGAAGGCAAGCAAAAGATCGACGTGCACGGGAAAACATACCTGCTGGAGACCGCGCTACGCGCGGATTTCGCGCTGGTGCATGCGTTTCTTGCCGACTATGCCGGCAACCTCTCCTACGCCCTCACCGCCCGTAACTTCAATCCGGTCATGGCGATGGCTGCCGACACGGTGATCGTCACCGCCGAACATATCGTCCCGGTCGGCGTCATCGCGCCCGACCATGTTGTGACCCCCGGCCCCTTGGTCGATTACCTCGTCGCGAACGGGTGACCCATGGATGCACAAGCCATCATCGCCCGCCGGGTGGCGCAAGAACTTAGACCCGGCAACCTCGTCAACCTCGGCATCGGTATTCCGACGCTGGTTTCGAACTATCTGCCTGTAGGGCTCAACGTGTTCTTCCAGTCCGAGAACGGGCTGATCGGCACGGGCCCGATCCCCGAGCAGGGTATGGCGCATCCACTGCTGACCGACGCTGGCGGTAAGCCGATCAGCGCACTGCCGGGTGCCGCCACCTTCGATAGCGCGATGTCGTTCGGCCTGATCCGCGGTGGCCATGTCGATGTCACCGTGCTCGGCGGTTTGCAGGTCGATGCCGGTGGACGCCTCGCCAACTGGATGATTCCCGGCAAGATGGTGCCGGGCATGGGCGGCGCCATGGACCTGGTCAGCGGGGCCAAGCGCGTGATCGTCGCCATGCAGCATGCGGCCAAGGGCAAGTCCAAGATCGTTACCAAGTGTAGCCTGCCCCTGACTTCGGCGCGGCCGGTCGACCTTGTCGTCACTGATATGGCGGTCATCGCCTTTCCCGGCGGCAAGGCGACGCTGCAGGAAACCGCGCCCGGTGTCACCGTCGCCGAAGTCCTGGCAGTGACGGACGCCGAACTCACCATTCCGGACAGGGTGCCGGAAATGAAGCTGTAACGCGCTCGGGAACGGGATCGATGCCATGCGGATTTTCAACGGATTCGAGGAGCTGAAGGCCGCCGTCGGCACGGAGATCGGCTTCAGCGACTGGATCGAGGTAACGCAGGACCGAATCAACATGTTCGCTGAAGCGACATGCGACGAGCAGTGGATCCATGTCGACCAGGAGCGCGCGGAAGCCGAGATGCCGGGCGGAAAAACCATCGCGCACGGCCTGCTGTCGTTGAGCCTGACGCCGATGTTCATCCGCTCGGTGATGGGGCTGAAGGGGCTGAAGAACACGTTGAACTACGGCGCCGATCGCATCCGCTATCTGTCGCCGGTGCCGGCAGGGTCAAAATTGCGCGGTCGCGTCAGCATTGCTGAGGCGGAAGAAGTGCCACCCAACGGCTTGCGCGTCCATTATCGCGTAGCGATCGAGATCGAGGGCGGCAAACGCCCCGCCTGCGTCGCAGAGGTGATCGGCCTGCACTTCAGCTGAAGCAGGAATTGCGCACGTCAGTCGATGATGTGGTAGCCGCCATCGATATAGAGCACGCTTCCCGTGATCAGCTTGGCGCCGTCAAGAGCGAGAAACGCGGTCGCCTTCCCAACATCATCGATGCTGACCAGGCTGCGCGACGGTGCCTGCGATTGCGCCTTGTCCATCAATTCGTCGAACTCGGGGATGCCTGACGCCGCGCGCGTTGCCAGCGGTCCGGGTGAAATGGCGTGCACGCGAATGCCTTTCGGGCCGAGTTCGGCCGCAATGTAGCGCACCGCAGCCTCGAGGGCCGCCTTCGCAACACCCATGACATTGTAATTCTTCACCACCATCTGGCTACCATAATAGGTCATGGTGAACATGGTGCCGCCGTCCTTCATTAGCGGTTCCGCCAGATGCGCCATCCGCATAAACGACCAGCAGGACACGTCCATGGTCTTCTGAAAACCTTCCCGGTCAACGTCGACCACACGGCCGTGCAGCGTATTCTTCGGCGAGAAGGCGATAGAGTGCAGCAGGAAATCGAGCTGGCCCCATTCCTTGCCGATCCGCTCAAACACCTTTTCGGTTTCGCCTTCGACCATCACATCGAGCGGCATGAAGATTGGCGACTCCAGCGCCTTGGCCAGCGGCTCGACATGCTTCCTGGCCTTTTCGTTCAGATAGGTGACGGCTAGGTCGGCGCCTAACGCCCGAAACGCCTTGGCACACCCCCAGGCGATCGATTGATCGTTGGCAATACCAACGACGAGCCCCTTCTTGCCTTTGAGCGCGACGCTGGTCTCGGGATATACCGGGATGTTCATGACACGGTCTCGCGTTTCTGGTTAGGCCTTTTTCCGTTCACGAGCACTGCCAACGTGTGCTGCGCAATCATCAACTCTTCGTCGGTAGGAACGACATACACAGGAATACGGCTGTCGGATCGCGATATCTTGCTGGCGTGCCGGGCATTCGCCGCCGGATCGAGCACGACGCCGAGCCAGGCCAATCGCTCGGCAATACGGGCTCGGATTGAGGCCGAGTTCTCACCAATCCCGGCGGTAAACACGAAGGCATCGAGCCCTTGAAGCGCCGCGGCCAACATGCCGGCGTTGAGGCCGACCCGGTAGACGAAATAGTCGATCGCAAAGGCCGCGTGGGGATCCGCACTGGTCTCGAGCTCCCGCATATCGTTGCTAATGCCGGACAACCCCTTCAGGCCGCACTCGCGGTAGAGAAAATCCTGCACCTTCGCTGCAGACATGCCTTTTTCCGCGATCAGATACAGCACCACGCCGGGATCGAGCTGGCCCGGGCGCGTTCCCATCGCAAGGCCGTCGAGCGCCGTAAAGCCCATGGTGCTTTCAACGCTCTTGCCATTTCTCATCGCGCCCATCGAGGCTCCGCTGCCGAGATGAGCGACAATTACGCGGCCGCCGGCAATGTCGGGTGCAACCTGCGGCAAGCGCTTGGCGATATATTCGTAGGACAGGCCGTGGAAGCCGTAGCGCCTGACGCCTTCGGAATGAAGCTGGTGCGGGATCGCATAATGGTCCGCCAGCGCATCGTGATCGCGATGAAAGGCGGTATCGAAACAGGCGACCTGCGGCAGAGCCGGGAAGTTGTTCAGGAGCGTCTTGATCGGCGCGAGGTTATGTGGCTGGTGCAACGGTGCGAGCGAGACGTACCGCTCCAGCCGCCCTACCACCCCGTGATCAATCAACACCGGGCTTGCATGGTCAGGCCCACCATGGACGACGCGATGGCCGACGGCGATGGGTTTGATACTTCGTTCGTCGCGCAGCCACGCGCCGGCAACAGCCATCGCGGCCGGTACATCGGCTATCGCCTCAATCGGATAGGCGCGATCCGCCATCGGATCGCCGTTCGGGCCACTCGCGCGCAGCCGCGGACGACTGCCGATCCCGTCGATCTGGCCCTTGATCCGCCGCTCTAACTTCCCCTCTCCTTCGACGGAGAACACCTGAAATTTAACGCTCGAAGAGCCGGCATTGACAACGAGGATCGTATCCATGGCGATCACCCGACAACGGTTGGCGCGTGTTGGCGCCTTGCATGGGCATAGAGCGAAGCTATGGCGCTGGACGCCATGCGGGCGCGCGCAGTATCCGCACGTGACGTCAGGACGATGGGCACCCGGGCGCCGAGCACAATGCCCGCGCCATCGGCTTTGGCGAAGTAGGCAAGATTTTTCGCCAGCATGTTGCCGGCCTCAAGGTCGGGAACAACCAGGATCTGCGCGCGACCTGCGACCTCGGACTTGATTCCCTTGATCCGCGCCGCTTCCAGATCGATGGCGTTGTCGAAGGCGAGCGGCCCGTCGAGCACACCGCCGGTGATCTGGCCGCGGTCGGCCATTTTGCACAGTGCCGCTGCCTCGATCGTCGAAGGAATCAGGCCGGTGACGGTTTCGACCGCCGACAGGATCGCCACGCGCGGATTCTTGCCGAATCCCGCCTGGTTATAGAGATCGATCGCGTTCTGGATGATGTCCCGTTTGGCTCCAAGATCGGGAAAAATGTTGATCGCCGCGTCTGTGACGAAAATCGTTTCGGCATAGGCCGGCACGTCCATCACGAAGACATGGCTGATGCGCCGGGCCGTGCGCAAGCCGCCAACCTTCGCCGTCACCGCCCGCATCAGTTCGTCGGTATGCAGGCTGCCCTTCATCAGCATTTCGCCCTTGGCCGCGTGAATCAACTCGACGCCCTTGGCGGCAGCTTCCTCGCTATGCCCGGCGTCGACGATTTCAAAGCCTGCGATGTCAAGGCCGCTTTTGGCGGCGGTCTCCCTGATCTTGCCTACGGGACCGATCAGAATGGGCTGAATGATGCCGGCCTGCGCACTATCGACAGCGCCGCGCAGCGAGGTTTCGTCGCAGGGATGCACAACGATGGTCGGAACCGGCGGCACGGCTTTCGCCGCCTCGATCAATCGATCATATTTGCTGGGCGGTTTCGTTTGCCCTGTGTCGGCGGACATGATGTCGCTCCCAATCCTTTGAACCTTCGCTATGACGCTCTTGCCGCGGGATCGAAAGGGGCAACGTTTGACGCCCCTACCTCCCCTGCATCGACACCAAACAACCCGGCGATCCGCTCGAGGCGGTTGGCGCGTTCGCCCGTGATCTCATGGCTGGCGGACAACACCTCACGTATCGCCGCGAACACATTGCGCTTTTGCATGACGTCCTCGGGCAACAGCTTCGGGATGGCGGCAAGCGCCCCTTCCAGATCGAGCAACAGCATGAAGAACTGCTCGCGTACCAGCATCTTGAACTCGGGCAGCGTCAATCGTGCTCCGGCATGATCACGCCGAACCTGACGCAGCGCTTCGATGCTGCGCTCATCGACCATTCCCCGCGCCGAACCTACATAAAGCAGCGCCCGCAAGCTCGCTTCGCGCAAACCTCCTTCTCCGACCTTCGATTTCAGTTCAGCGATCCGCTTGTCCAGCATGGCACGGTGTTCGGCCGACATCGCCCTGCGGCGCGACGGCTCGGACTTCGGATCGATGCCGACGGCTGTCTGCAATGCCGGCGAACCGTAGAGGTTGAGGAAGATGGCCTCGCTCAGCGCCTCCTGCGAGTCGCGCCAGCTATCCAGCACATGAACGATCTGCTTGGACATATGCTCCTGGAATACCAGGAAGGGATTGTCTTTCGAGACCGGCTTGCGGTTCTCTTCGATGCCTTCCGCGGCGGACTTCACCGTGGTCATCCAGGGGTTTTGGCTGCTGAAGGCCTCATACTGCATCCGCAGCGGATGTAGTTTGCGCATCGACTCCGCCATTTGCGGAGTCACTAAATTCTTGAGCCAGGGCTGAACGAATTTCTGGTAGGCTGCGAGATTCATCTCCGAAACGCGCTTGGCGGCAGCGAAGCGCCGCTCGTCCTCGGGCGAATTGCCGCCCATAGCCTTGATGTCGTCAAGCGTTCGCGCCTCGCAGCGCATAACCCATTGGCCGGCGACGAGGTCGGCGCTCGTGGTCTCCTCACCTTTTGCCTCGAACGTCGCTTCATATAGACCGGGCGGCAACACGTCGATCAGATCGATGTTGCTGGAAAATTCGGCGTGCTCCTTCTTGGCGACACCACCGGAAACGAAAATGCCGAGATGACCGACGCTTTGGTGAACCGTATAGACGATCGTCTGCCCATACGCCCTGATCTCGTCCACGTCGGCATAGCAATCGAGTATCCAGTTCAGCGCCTGTTGCGGTGGGGTGACGTTGTCGCCCTCGGAGCAAAACACCAGGATCGGTGATCTGATATTGCGCAAGTCCACCTTCCGGCCATCCGACATCTCGACCTTGCCGGCAGCAAGGTTGTTACCGATGAAGAGCTCATCGACGATGAATTGGATTTCTTCGGCATTCAAATTGACGTGCCCGCCCCACCAGCGCTCGAATTCGAGATATCGATCCGCCTCGGTATCGATCTTGGAATAGACGTTGTACTGCTTGCTCCACAGTGTGTTCGAGGGGTTCTGGCTCTCGAAATTCTGCACCAGCCAAGCGCCGTCGAACTTGCCGGCGCCGAGATCGCTGGTCATTGCGGTCAGCCAGCTGCCGCCCATCAGGCCGCCGGAATAGCGCATCGGGTATTTGCCGTGCACGCCTTCCCAATAGGCGAGCGGTGCACCCGCGATGATCAGCGGCCCGAACAGTTCCGGCCGCAGCGAGGCCAGGATCATGACGGCCCAGCCGGCCTGGCAATTCCCGATCACACAGGGCTTGCCGTCAGCCTGGGGATGCAGGCTGATGACCTTCTCGATGAACTGCGCTTCGGCGCGCGCAATGCGTTCGATCGTCTGTCCCGGCATCGGGTCCGGCAGGAACCCGATGAAATAGCAGGGATGACCCGCCTGCATCGCGACGCCGATCTCGCTGTCCGCCTTGAAACCGCCGATTCCCGGGCCGTGACCGGCGCGGGGATCGACCACGATGAACGGCCGCCGATCGAGATCGATTTCGACGCCCTTCGGCGGAATGATGCGCACCAGCGCGTAGTTGACAGGTTCGTCCAGCTTGCGCCCATCCATGATCAGTTCGGCGGCATATTGCAGAACATGGGGCGCTGTCTGAGCGACGTGTTCGCGGTATTGGTCGCCGCGCTGGCGCATGACGTCGAGGAAAAGCATGCTCCGCTGCCCCGCATCGACCATGTATTCCACCGCTGAGGCAACGAGCCCGGACATCGGGCCGCCCGGGAGCGCCGCATTGTTCATCGACATGGTTCGACCTCACTGTCGTGTAGCTTCATTCAAGAAGCCCGGCGGTTTCCGAACGTTGATTTAGGTCAACGTTCGATGGTCGACCGGAAAGTGACTCCGCCTTGGTGCGATCGGTGCGTATCCATGCGACCGTCAACTCCCAGGCAAGTGATAGAATGATTGGTCCTATGAAGAGGCCCACAATACCGTGCGCGAGCATTCCCCCTATCACTCCCACGAAGATGACGAGCGTCGGCGTCGCCAGGCCCCGCCCCATCACGAGCGGTTTCAACACGTTGTCGAGGATCCCGACGATCGCCAGGAAGATCGTCAACAGAAGTGCCGTGGTGAAATCCTTGTCGAACCAGATCCATATGACCACGGGGAACAGGACGATTGCCGCGCCGATCTGCACGATCGCCAGCAACATGACCGCAAACGCCAGCAGGCCGGCGCTGGGAATACCCGCCAGCTTGAAGCCGATCCCGGCCAACAATGATTGGACTATCGCGACCCCGATGACACCCTGCGATACCGCGCGGATGGTTGCACCGGCCAGCTCAAGGAAGTGTTCGCTCTGTTCGGGCACGATGCGATAGAGAAAGCCTCTGCCTGCCGCCACAAGTTGCGAACCGTAGGGAAAAAGAAAGCCGGCAACCGCCACGGCCATTAGAAATTGGAGCGTCCCAACCCCTGCGTTACCCGCAAAAGAGAGCATGATGCCCGCCAACGGTTTCAGATACGGGGCCACTTCGCGCAATGCCGATCGAATGTTGTTGAAGGCCTGATTCCAGAGTTCATACAGCTGCGGACCAATGAGTGGCCAATTCTTGACGCCTTCAGGCGGCGACGGAACAGCCAGATTACCTGTACCTAGATTACCGGCGATCGCCTTCAACCCATCTACCGCGCTGAGGCCGAGCCAGGTCGCCGGTCCGATGACGATCGCAAGATTGACAATGGTAAGGATCGTTGCCGCAAGCTTCGGGCGACCACCTAGCGCCTTGGAAAGAAATTCAAAGACCGGGTGGAATGCGACGGCGAGTACAATGCTCCATGCCAATATAGGTACAAAGGGTCGGATCAGGAGAAACGTCCAGTAGATCAGGAAAGCGAGCAAGCCGAGGCGGATTGCAAACTGGATGACATCTTCTCCGGACAGGAGCTGGCGAAGGGTTCTCAAAACGCGCGCCTCCTGCGAGTGGCCATGTGGCGCCAACTACCTGCTGCTCTTGCGCAATAGTCTTGATCCAGATCAAGCGGCCGCGGACCAGTCCCGGCTTCATCGGCCGACGGCGATCGTTTGCACGTACTTGAGGCGAAATGTCAGAAGCTATCGACTACACCGCACGCGAGCTTCTCCGCGATGGCAGCCAGGTCGACATCCGCGCGCTTCGGCGGGAGGACGAAGCTGACATGCTCGGTGCGATCGAAAGGACCAGCGCGAAATCCTTGCAACGTCGCTTCT
The Bradyrhizobium sp. KBS0727 genome window above contains:
- a CDS encoding response regulator, with protein sequence MRRGIMRLLKMHGFNSTLFESADAILDHDDFGRAFCVIMDIDLNGESGIGVCRRLASMGIRLPVIFITGNDSDAVRTAATEMGCLAYLTKPFEALSLIKPVEEARAAA
- a CDS encoding response regulator transcription factor, producing the protein MPGLIHVIDDDASFRTAIERHLKLAGYEVETYSSAQQLLDRLPDNETPGCILLDVQMPGLTGLELQGRLAERGSILPIIFVTGYSDTPATVRAIKAGAEDFLTKPASSTQLIEAIERAVARFAPAFSQRNELEAFRNRLATLTPREHQVFNLIVRGKINKQVALELGTAERTVKAHRHEVMEKMQVNSLAELVSIAERLGLLHPKT
- a CDS encoding S9 family peptidase, with amino-acid sequence MAVAIMLLSVGLVSPSRADDQAAPRKIQEEIWALPLPLPMFAYVTRPVGDGPFPLAVMNHGVSLKAIDRSFFPLVEFRDAAKWFAQRGYLVVAPVGSGYGASAIDVPEQGIYGPFFSKVGKCSNPDFRAPGLAIAQVDLWIIDHLVSEKRVLPENVIVVGQSAGGWAGIALSSLNPPPVKAVIIFAAGRGGRVDGKPNNNCAPDKLVEMTYEFGRTSRTPMLWIYIENDTYFGPALSKRMLEAFTAAGGKAEYHLMPPFGDDGHFFIGSPDSIAIWAPIVTKFLDQTK
- a CDS encoding 3-oxoacid CoA-transferase subunit B codes for the protein MDAQAIIARRVAQELRPGNLVNLGIGIPTLVSNYLPVGLNVFFQSENGLIGTGPIPEQGMAHPLLTDAGGKPISALPGAATFDSAMSFGLIRGGHVDVTVLGGLQVDAGGRLANWMIPGKMVPGMGGAMDLVSGAKRVIVAMQHAAKGKSKIVTKCSLPLTSARPVDLVVTDMAVIAFPGGKATLQETAPGVTVAEVLAVTDAELTIPDRVPEMKL
- a CDS encoding potassium channel family protein: MALQFLIGCIVSIVNIMVHALVTVGAVGIARSAGSRNAVRPGLRLMIVMVGTATVLMMAHTLEVFVWALAYATVGVAPADSDLLYFAFVNYTTLGYGDITPVQAWRLTGPMTAMNGILMFGWSTAVLFEVLRKTIELPARITPSDQCLRVVDDPEA
- a CDS encoding invasion associated locus B family protein yields the protein MSGRHRTEVQLNTGCQRPYFPRLLIAAVASMAFSQTAASQQSPASDAPSGTEMTPRGEREVKDVNYGDWRKLCFQPGGAKMVCRTSVTGTFATGQMAIRLDIIEREGDGAKRLQVFSPVGMYLQNPVKLTIDQGKPYLVPYTWCLTNTCIAGTVVNPRLIQEMNTGRVLRLEFVDSNLLSLTTSLPLGQFALVHKNAPAQKFEQDIEE
- a CDS encoding CoA transferase subunit A — translated: MKAVSVEEAVAMIPAGASIMVGGFMGVGTPGRLLDELVRQKKSGLFLISNDAATPGKGVGKLFDGQQVSRMIGTHIGLNPKAQQQMLGKQITVDLIPQGTFVERIRAGGCGLGGVLTPTGVGTLVEEGKQKIDVHGKTYLLETALRADFALVHAFLADYAGNLSYALTARNFNPVMAMAADTVIVTAEHIVPVGVIAPDHVVTPGPLVDYLVANG
- a CDS encoding helix-turn-helix domain-containing protein; this encodes MFVRVTTDPAPRSTSLGDLGIESNSNTKVSLNEFTYRKGSEIYGEKEPADYVYQVKSGAVRSYKLLSDGRRQIGAFHLIGDIFGLENGAEHRFTAEAIVNTTVRLIKRRSLEIAAESDAMVSRNLLSMTTVNLQHAENHMLLLGRKTSLERVAAFLIEMDRRLTAAGVMPLPMSRRDIADYLGLTLETVSRALSRLHELDIIGFIGSNQRQIMLLDRRQLAGIDLRE
- the fabI gene encoding enoyl-ACP reductase FabI, giving the protein MNIPVYPETSVALKGKKGLVVGIANDQSIAWGCAKAFRALGADLAVTYLNEKARKHVEPLAKALESPIFMPLDVMVEGETEKVFERIGKEWGQLDFLLHSIAFSPKNTLHGRVVDVDREGFQKTMDVSCWSFMRMAHLAEPLMKDGGTMFTMTYYGSQMVVKNYNVMGVAKAALEAAVRYIAAELGPKGIRVHAISPGPLATRAASGIPEFDELMDKAQSQAPSRSLVSIDDVGKATAFLALDGAKLITGSVLYIDGGYHIID
- a CDS encoding MaoC family dehydratase, coding for MRIFNGFEELKAAVGTEIGFSDWIEVTQDRINMFAEATCDEQWIHVDQERAEAEMPGGKTIAHGLLSLSLTPMFIRSVMGLKGLKNTLNYGADRIRYLSPVPAGSKLRGRVSIAEAEEVPPNGLRVHYRVAIEIEGGKRPACVAEVIGLHFS